ACGTGTTGCTTTAGCCGAACGTGATTTAATTATCCGCCGGGCGATCGCCGAACGCGACCCAGATAATAAAGTTGCAGTACGGCTATTTGGCGAACAAATGACAGATAAATTAGTGCGATCGCTTTGGGGAGGAGACAGAATAATTCGTAATTCGTAATTATTTTCTTCCCCACTCTCCACTCCCTACTCCCTCCTCTATGGCAAACCCTGATTATCTCAATTCATTTCGCGCTTTGGCGTTGCAAGTTACTTGTCATGCAGTCAATCATGCAAGCGATCGCCAAGAGGCTGGGTTGATGATGCAAAATACAATTAACCGCTTGGCACAACAAATTGCTGCGAGTATTGCTTTTATTGGGGTTGACTGTCGCTTAATTGTGCTGCCAGAGTATTTTCTGACTGGCTTTCCGATGGGGGAACCTTTGCCAGTTTGGGCTGAGAAAGCTTGTTTGGAAATTAACGGTGCTGAGTATGAGGCTTTGGGTAAAATTGCCCAGAAGCATCAAATTTTTTTAGCTGGGAATGCTTATGAACTCGACCCTAATTTTCCTAATTTGTACTTTCAAACTTGCTTTGTAATTGACCCTTCTGGCACAGTTGTTTTACGATATCGGCGGTTAAATTCTTTGTTTGCGCCTACACCTGGGGATGTTTGGGATAAATATCTTGATTGTTATGGATTGGAGGGGGTTTTTCCTGTAGCTAAAACTGCCATTGGCAACTTAGCAGCTTTGGCATCAGAAGAAATTTTATACCCAGAAGTGGCGCGATGTTTGGCAATGCGAGGGGCAGAAATCTTTCTACATTCGACATCAGAAATTTATAGTAAAAACCTCACCCCCAAAGATGCGGCCAAAATTAGTCGCGCAGTAGAAAATATGGCATACGTGGTTTCTGCTAATACCGCCGGAATCACTAATATTCCTATTCCTATTTCCTCGGCTGATGGCGGTTCTAAAATCATTGACCATCGGGGAATCGTTTTAGCAGAAACAACTACAGGCGAAAGTATGGCAGCCTTTGCCGAAATAGACCTAGCTGCATTAAGACGCGATCGCACTAGACCAGGGTTAAATAATTTACTCTCCCGCCAAAGATTTGAACTCTACGCCCAAAGCTACAGTCAGGCACAATTTTACCCAGCAAATACTATGCTGAATAAAGAAGTAGATCGCAAACACTTTATACAAACACAACAAGCAACTATTGAACGCCTAACGCAGTTAGGGATTATTTGATGGGAGTGGGGAGTCATCAATTCAAAATTCAAAATTCAAAATTAAGAAATACTGCCTTTTGACTGTTGACTATGGACTATGGACTAATGACTAATGACTAATGACTAATGACTAAAAAAATAGAAGTTCGCAATCCACGGACTGGAAAATTTGATTACGTGATTATACCGCCGCCGCCGAGGTTGTTGGCACAGCAATGTAACCGGGCGCGACGGGCGCAGACACGTTGGCTACAGTTGGGTGTGGAAGGGAGAATTGCTGCACTACAGCAATGGAAGCAAGTTATATTATCTCGACGTGAACAACTTACAGACGCTTTGGTTAATGATACAGGCAGATTATCTATATCAGTATTAGAAATTGACTCTTTTCTCAACAGTATTGATCGCTGGTGTGGTTTAGCACCAGAATTACTCCAAGATTCTGCCAAAAATACTGGTATTCCTTTTATCGCTTTACAACAAACATCTGTTCCTTATGCTTTAGTTGGGGTAATTAGTCCGTGGAACTTTCCCCTGCTACTGTCGATGATTGATACAATTCCGGCGTTGCTGGCGGGTTGTGCTGTGGTTGTTAAACCTAGTGAAATTGCACCCCGGTTCGTCGCGCCATTGTTGATTGCATTGAATGAGGTTCCTGACTTGCGCGATATCTTACTCTTTGTTGAGGGAGGCGGGAGAACTGGGGCTAGTTTGATTGATTATGTTGATTTGGTATGTTTTACAGGGAGTGTGGCTACAGGGAGGGAAGTAGCAGAAGCGGCAGCTAGACGGTTTATTCCTGCTTGTTTAGAATTGGGAGGGAAAGATCCGGCGATCGTTTTAGAATCAGCCAATTTAGAATTAGCCACCTCAGCTATTTTGTGGGGTGCGGTCGTCAATAGTGGACAATCGTGTTTATCTATTGAACGAATTTATGTTGCTGAATCAATATTTGAAGACTTCTATCATAAATTAGTAGCCAAAGCCCACCGTCTACAACTAGCTCACCCTACCGTAGAAAGTGGCGAAATCGGCCCCATCATTGCCGAAAGACAAGCTGGTATTATTAACGATCATCTTTTAGATGCAGTAGAAAAGGGAGCTGTTATTCATTGCGGTGGGAAAGTAGAAGATTTAGGCGGAGGTTGGTGGTGTCGTC
Above is a genomic segment from Nostoc sp. MS1 containing:
- a CDS encoding nitrilase-related carbon-nitrogen hydrolase, with the protein product MANPDYLNSFRALALQVTCHAVNHASDRQEAGLMMQNTINRLAQQIAASIAFIGVDCRLIVLPEYFLTGFPMGEPLPVWAEKACLEINGAEYEALGKIAQKHQIFLAGNAYELDPNFPNLYFQTCFVIDPSGTVVLRYRRLNSLFAPTPGDVWDKYLDCYGLEGVFPVAKTAIGNLAALASEEILYPEVARCLAMRGAEIFLHSTSEIYSKNLTPKDAAKISRAVENMAYVVSANTAGITNIPIPISSADGGSKIIDHRGIVLAETTTGESMAAFAEIDLAALRRDRTRPGLNNLLSRQRFELYAQSYSQAQFYPANTMLNKEVDRKHFIQTQQATIERLTQLGII
- a CDS encoding aldehyde dehydrogenase family protein — translated: MTKKIEVRNPRTGKFDYVIIPPPPRLLAQQCNRARRAQTRWLQLGVEGRIAALQQWKQVILSRREQLTDALVNDTGRLSISVLEIDSFLNSIDRWCGLAPELLQDSAKNTGIPFIALQQTSVPYALVGVISPWNFPLLLSMIDTIPALLAGCAVVVKPSEIAPRFVAPLLIALNEVPDLRDILLFVEGGGRTGASLIDYVDLVCFTGSVATGREVAEAAARRFIPACLELGGKDPAIVLESANLELATSAILWGAVVNSGQSCLSIERIYVAESIFEDFYHKLVAKAHRLQLAHPTVESGEIGPIIAERQAGIINDHLLDAVEKGAVIHCGGKVEDLGGGWWCRPTVLTNVNHSMKVMSEETFGPIMPVMPFSSVEEAIHLANDSIYGLSGAVFAGSEAEALAVARQLNVGAISINDAALTAIMHEGEKNAFNFSGMGASRMGAAALKRFTRKQAFLIKTSSINDPWWFE